Proteins co-encoded in one Rhopalosiphum maidis isolate BTI-1 chromosome 2, ASM367621v3, whole genome shotgun sequence genomic window:
- the LOC113552742 gene encoding uncharacterized protein LOC113552742 gives MIRIIKVTNQIWRNANHAQRLSASVLHFSTSQVKDRYYTDKHEWIDVKDNIGTIGISDYAQDALGDVVYAELPAVGTEVKIKDECGALESVKAASELYSPASGKVVEINSQVESKPALINQSCYENGWLFKLELSSLEEISNLMNEEQYAEFIKQDHS, from the exons atgattagaattattaaagtaactaATCAAATCTGGAGAAATGCAAATCATGCTCAAAGGTTATCGGCGAGTGTCTTGCATTTTTCTACTTCTCAAGTTAAAG ATCGTTATTATACTGACAAACATGAATGGATTGATGTGAAAGATAATATTGGTACTATAGGAATTTCAGATTATGCTCAA gatgCTTTAGGTGATGTAGTTTATGCTGAGCTACCTGCTGTTGGAacagaagtaaaaataaaag atgaaTGTGGTGCATTAGAGAGCGTAAAAGCTGCAAGTGAACTGTACAGTCCTGCATCTGGCAAAGTAGTTGAAATAAATTCTCAGGTGGAATCAAAACCagcattaataaatcaatcttGTTATgaaaatg gatgGCTTTTCAAATTAGAACTATCATCTCTggaagaaatatcgaatttaatGAATGAAGAACAATATgctgaatttattaaacaggATCACAGTtag